Part of the Pseudodesulfovibrio hydrargyri genome is shown below.
CGGAAGAATATAAGAACCGCAAGCGCATAGGCCGCGGCTCCGGCTCCGGCTGGGGCAAGACCGCGGCCAAGGGCCACAAGGGCCAGAACGCCCGTGCCGGCGGCGGCGTCCGTCCCGGTTTCGAGGGCGGCCAGATGCCTCTGGCCCGCCGTCTGCCCAAGCGCGGTTTCAAGAATCCCTTCCGTGAAGAATACGTTGCCGTCAACGTGGGCCGCCTGATCGCCCTGTTCGAAGGCAAGGATGAGATTACCGTTGCCGACATGTACGAGCGCGGCGTCGTCAAGAGCGGCGCCCCGGTCAAAGTGCTGGGCACCGGTGACGTCGACAAGGCCGTGACCATCGAAGCCCATCGCTTCAGCGCGTCCGCCGCCGACAAGATTGCCAAGGCCGGCGGTACCGCCAAGGCCATTGAGGCGTAAACTCACTATTGATTCGGAAGGGTACTGAGACGATGTCAGGAGTTGATAATATTGCCCGGTTGCCGGAGCTGCGTAAAAAGCTGCTCTGGACGTTCGCACTGCTCGCTGTCTACCGGTTGGGCATACACATCCCTATTCCCGGCGTCGATAGTGCCGCGCTTTCCGAGTTCTTCGCTCAGGCGCAGAACACCCTCTTCGGCGTGTTCGACATGTTCTCCGGCGGTGGACTCAAAAAGATGTCCATCTTCGCCCTGGGTATCATGCCGT
Proteins encoded:
- the rplO gene encoding 50S ribosomal protein L15, with product MRLHELYAFPEEYKNRKRIGRGSGSGWGKTAAKGHKGQNARAGGGVRPGFEGGQMPLARRLPKRGFKNPFREEYVAVNVGRLIALFEGKDEITVADMYERGVVKSGAPVKVLGTGDVDKAVTIEAHRFSASAADKIAKAGGTAKAIEA